Part of the Ursus arctos isolate Adak ecotype North America unplaced genomic scaffold, UrsArc2.0 scaffold_4, whole genome shotgun sequence genome, AGCACAGTTAGAGAGGATTCACCATGATTCTTTAATCTGGCAATGACAATTTGTTTTtacaacagtgaaaaaaaatagaaactgtagCCCAGTGCAATATTTTCGGCACATCACAGACCCAATGGAAGTCAGAACAAGAACGAAATCTCTTATGTAAAAATCAGTGCAAATCGTATGACTGAAATAGAGCCTCTAGGTGTGTATTAAGTTAACTGGATATATGTGAGTCTGACTAAATGGAAAGATGGGAACAAAGGACATAAATGAGCATACAAAAGGATGCGGTCACACCGACTGAGCTCAGACAGCATGAGGAGATGGAGTTTAGAGCTCGTGGAGCTCAGACTcctgaggcagaggagagagagcctAGGAGGTGGGCATTCCTCCCGTCCGCAGGTCATTACCTCCGGGGGCTACTTCTCACAAGACGCAGGAATCCTGGTCACAGGCCAGCAGTGCTTGCGCCACCTGGTTGTCAAAGCCCACTTAGTTGGCCTCTCTCAAGCTGATTGTTCAGTTGTGAAGGCAAGGATGGAGAATATAAATGAAGAATGGTTCGGAGAGAGGGATTCTTTAGAGCTGTTTGAGAAGTGAGGTCAAAAAACGGGAAAGCCCTAAGCCTTAGTGTTATAGCTATATCCATTTTAATTCTCCATCGGTGATCCAAATGTAACCATTATCACGTGTCTGCAGAGCCCGGGGTTTAAGGGTGGCCATGGGTCAGGCTATGGACAGCCTCCACGTAGCTGACTGCTGCCTTCCCACTGGGAGACGTTTGATACTTCCCTGTAGCAAGTGCACAGAACACGGTATTGCCTAGGGTGATCACACCGCCCATTCCTGGCTTACTCCTGCTGTCCTCACCTAATTATTAACAGTGCTCCCTTTCACTCTCAGAAGTGCCCAGTTTGAACACTAAATATGATCACCTAGTATATTACAGTCTCCCAGGTCAGTGCTGCCATCTCCGACCTTTTTTATCATTCCTTCCTCGTTAAGCTTCAGGAAATGCAGAAAACGACCCATGTCACATACAACCACTTTAGAAGGTCCTCAGATGGGTTGTCGGAGATGACAAGAAGACAGTATAGATATAGAAGCAGTGGGTGAGCGCCCCTCTAGCTAGCAGACTGCACCCTAAAGCCTGTCCCTTAAGTGGAAAACATGGTGGCAATTGTTTGGTGGGTATCTTAGTCTGGACTGGATTTTCCAAGGGTTTTTGCATACATGGTATGGACTCAGAAATatacatataggggcgcctgggtggcacagcagttaagcgtctgccttcggctcagggcgtgatcccggcgttatgggatcgagccccacatcaggctcctccgctatgagcctccctcttcctctcccactccccatgcttgtgttccctctctcgctggctgtctctatcctgtcaaataaataaataaaatcttaaaaaaaaaaaaaagaaatatacatataaataggaagggagtttatttttttaactatgaaGATTGTTGCTGTCTATGAATAAAATCAGGAACTttgaaaaattggagaaaatgtaAGCTTTCCCAAAGGACCTCGGCTTAGACCTGTGTAAAGTAGAGGTAAAGCATTCCATGAGAACCAATCTTCCATTTGTTTCTCAGGTTTTATGTGCTAAAGTTGTAGGAAGAGCGGGCAAATGACCCATCTGTTTATTAGGCTGTCCTACTTCAACTGGCAACCCTGGCTGAAGCTCTAGGGCATTGATAGGAATTCAATACCCAAAATAGCTGGGGTATTGTTGGAGCCAAATTCAAGGCCTCGTTCCCATAGACCATCATACCCACAGCCCTATCCCTGTGCAAAGCGTGTCCATCTCGCCACTGAGCCCGCTTGTGTCTGCaaggtcgggggtggggggtgcttccAAGAGCCATGAGCGTGACCCACCTGAGACCTGGGTGTTAGGAATGCAGTCAGCTAGCTCTCACCCACACACCCTGTCTTGTGTCTGTCTTGCCACCGTGCAGGTGACATCAGTTGCAAGGGGATGACCGAGCGCATTCACAGCATCAACCTTCACAACTTCAGCAATTCCGTGCTCGAGACCCTCAACGAGCAGCGCAACCGTGGCCACTTCTGTGACGTGACGGTGCGCATCCACGGGAGCATGCTGCGCGCACACCGCTGCGTGCTGGCGGCCGGCAGCCCCTTCTTCCAGGACAAGCTGCTGCTGGGCTACAGCGACATCGAGATCCCGTCCGTGGTGTCGGTGCAGTCGGTGCAAAAGCTCATTGACTTCATGTACAGCGGCGTGCTGCGCGTCTCGCAGTCGGAAGCCCTGCAGATCCTCACGGCCGCCAGCATCCTGCAGATCAAAACAGTCATCGATGAGTGCACGCGCATTGTGTCGCAGAACGTGGGCGATGTGTTCCCGGGGATCCAGGACTCGGGCCAGGACACGCCACGGGGCACTCCCGAGTCAGGCACATCGGGCCAGAGCAGCGACACCGAGTCGGGCTACCTGCAGAGCCACCCGCAGCACAGCGTGGACAGGATCTACTCGGCGCTCTACGCATGCTCCATGCAGAACGGCAGCGGGGAGCGCTCCTTCTACAGCGGTGCGGTGGTCAGCCACCACGAGACTGCACTCGGCCTGCCCCGTGACCACCACATGGAAGACCCCAGCTGGATCACGCGCATCCACGAGCGCTCGCAGCAGATGGAGCGCTACCTGTCCACCACCCCCGAGACCACGCACTGCCGCAAGCAGCCCCGGCCTGTGCGCATCCAGACCCTGGTGGGCAACATCCACATTAAGCAGGAGATGGAGGACGATTACGACTACTATGGGCAGCAAAGGGTGCAGATCCTGGAGCGCAACGAATCCGAGGAGTGCACGGAAGACACCGACCAGGCGGAGGGCACTGAGAGTGAGCCCAAGGGCGAAAGCTTCGACTCGGGCGTCAGTTCCTCCATAGGCACCGAGCCTGACTCGGTGGAGCAGCAGTTCGGGCCCGGGGCGGCGCGGGATGGCCAGGCCGAACCTGCCCAAGCCGAGCAGGCCGCAGAAGCGCCTGCCGAGGGCGGCCCACAGCCGCACCAGCTAGAGACAGGTGCCTCCTCCCCGGAAAGAAGCAACGAGGTGGAGATGGACAACACGGTCATCACTGTCAGCAACAGCTCCGACAAGAGCGTCCTGCAGCAGCCTTCGGTGAACACGTCCATCGGGCAGCCATTGCCAAGTACCCAGCTCTACTTACGCCAGACAGAAACCCTCACCAGCAACTTGAGGATGCCTCTGACCTTGACCAGCAACACACAGGTCATTGGCACAGCCGGCAACACCTACCTGCCGGCCCTCTTCACCACCCAGCCCGCGGGCAGTGGCCCCAAGCCTTTCCTCTTCAGCCTGCCACAGCCCCTGGCAGGCCAGCAGACCCAGTTTGTGACAGTGTCCCAGCCTGGCCTGTCAACCTTTACTGCACAGCTGCCAGCGCCACAGCCCCTGGCCCCATCCGCAGGCCACAGCACAGCCAGTGGGCAGGGCGAAAAAAAGCCTTACGAGTGCACTCTCTGCAACAAGACTTTCACCGCCAAACAGAACTACGTCAAGCACATGTTCGTACACACAGGTGAGTGTGCAGGCCCCTCTGGAGGCCTGGAAATAGGCCGTGGGTGTGAGGGGGCTGTCggaagggaggggcaggacaGCAAGTGCAGGGGATggtttggagtcatctttcagATCTGACGGAGACCCCACTGTCAGCCACCTTCTAGAAACACCAGCAGTACCCCCATCGTAGGCATGAAGCGTCTGCTGCCGAAATACAAAATCACAGAAACCCTATGGAGAAGGGCCAAACGGGAGAAAGTCTGACAAAGCATTTGCAGGCACAATATCCCTTAAATACCTTGAACTTTGTAATACATTCTCTGGGTCCAGGTGTTTAGAACTGGAAATGTCCTTGGGGATTATATACTCCAGTCACTTCATTTTACAGACCAAAGTCATAGAGGCAGAGCAGGGATGAGAGTTTTAGTCTGTAGTGAGTTCTGTATGAGCCATCAGCTTGAAGAGGCCACAGCAAGGCTGTTGCACGCTTGTGCTGCATATATGGTCCCTGAAATGGAGAAGTGATAGACTCATTCTATTTTCTATGGCTTATTCTCTATTTTCAGCATCTAGAGCCCACAGTCTGGTCTGGGCACTACCTTTTAAAAAGACGATAGACTGGGACACATTCAGAGGAATATAATTAGGATGATGAAGGGATGCAAAGCCATGGCATAGCACGGTTGAAGGTCTGAGGGCTGTTCGAcctgcaaaaaagaaaactcaggcaTCATATAACATCCAAGTATCTGAGCTTCAGGGCAGCATAATGTAGCAGTTCAGCTGGAGCTCTGGAACCGCACTGCCCAGGTCTAACCAGACTTAGCCACTACTGAACTTTGTcaccttgggaaaattacttaatctttctaCACTTGTTTCCTTGTCTATCTAATGGGGATAACAGTAATATATCTTTCTCAGAGTGTCATTTCAGGATTAAGGAAATTAATATGTGAAACTCTTAAAACAGTTCCTGGCGCATAATCAGCACTCTATAAATGGTAGCTAACATTAGCACTGGGAGCTTTATTTAAATGGTTGGGAGGAGAGAGACATTAAGCTTGTTCTGTTTGGCTTCAAAAGGTAGAACTGGACCAATGATTGGAAGCTATAAAGGAGATCCTTTCAACTAAATAAAAGGTTTGTTAGCAGTCTGAGCTGCTCTAAGATGGGATAGACAGCCTCCCAAGGGACTGAGTTTCTATAATTAGAGGTGTTCAAGGAGAGAATGGATGATCATTTCATAGGGATGTTGCAGAGGGGCCTCAGTCATTTGGTGAGTAGTTGGGTGAGATGGTGTTTCACCTCCGGATTCTGTGATTCTAGAGCTAGGATCTCCTGACTGCCCAGCTAGTGCCTTTTCCAGCTCAGTAATGGGACAGACATAGAAGTGAGAATTTCACAGATGCTCCTCCATATAAGTGACCACATATGCAATATGATTTCACATAGATTCTCTCATATCTGAAAATACCCGCCCCAGTGATGATCACCATATTTGAAATGCCTATCGTGAGTTacaatacacaaaaacaaattcgtTCCTCTGAGCAGCCTTGCTTCTCAGATCAGCTAGCGGGAATCTAGGGGATAGGACATAAGGCAGATAAATTTAACTTGgtaaatagaaaggaaggaaaataacagACACTGAGACAAGGTACCCAATAGGAAAGTGAACAACTAAAACAGAACGTTACTTATGATGAACTTTGCCTTCTTCGCAGTCAACTTAAGTCAAGACATTAGGTACATCTGTGTATGTGCCTTTGTGTGAATCAGTTATTCTTAAGGATGACAGTTTGCACAACTCCAAATTAACATAGTAACTCACTActgaatttagaaagaaaatcaggTAGTGGTAAGTCACTAAGTTTATTTAGGGTAAATGTGAATGCACTGATAACCTGAGATCAATCAAGGGCAATTTTCCATGTGATATGGATGTCATCATTATTTGGTAAACTGATCAAATAGTAATATTCCTAGTTGTGTGGCACTTTATGGTTTACAGAGTGCTCTCACATAGTTAGTCCTTTCGTCTTCTGAATAGTTGTCATATAAAACATCAAATTAAAGATTAGGGAGGAAAAAGAGACCATTTGTGGAAGTGTCTCCTTACCCAAGTTCACTTTGCTAGTCTTGGATCCATAACTGTTTctactctccctccccctgcccccatgcaTCTCTTCCAGTAGACCTAGTGGATGGAAAATTCCCATATTCTATTAGATCGCATATTGAAATAAGGCTTTAAATTTGCAACATAAGATTTGCAGTGCACTATCAAAAATTGTCTTTTTGCCATATAAACGCATTCGTCCAGTGGATTCACTAAAGGATTCTGTGGTTAATCCAAATAACTGGATTTGTCCATGAGAAAACCAGCAATGGGTTTGTACATTTAGACATCATAGATACAAAAGTTACAAGTAAAGTCATAAATCTGCGTTATGCTCAAAGTGTAGCCTTCAGATCTCTAGTAGACTATGAAGGTCCTCAGTAAATTATGAAGTTTTTGTATTGAAATGTATAAAATGGCCACATCTGGGAACAATTAATTATAGATATCACTTGAGCACCTCATTTAAAAGAAGTGAAACTCTTCCCATTCACCCTGAATTATTTGGCAGTGGCAGTTTAGAAGGGCCGTATGTCTATCAAGACTTTTGTCTAGCTGAAGGAGTCCATAACCTTACAAAGTTAAAGTACAATTGGTCTAGATTTTTCAAAAGGCAAGACAGCCTGAGCATATGGAAGTAATTCAGAACCTGGATTCATTGCAGCCTCCATTTCAAAACAAAGTTCTCTCCAATTTCttgggaaaacataaaaaaaaaaaaaacagggccTCCCAACTTCACAAGAGCCCAGTGGAAATGATAAAAATCCAGAGCAAAAAATCTAAATGTCAGTCTAAAAAGATTCTAGAAAGTACTAGGGATACTTGGAAGAGTAGGGACGGTTTCAGTATTCTTACCTCTAATCTAAAAGAATCTCACTAATAAAGAATAGCTTGGCAGAGCTGAAAGGAAAGAGATTTGGGTTCTCTGCAACATGACTATTATGCCTGCTCCCTGGATTTGCATTTCAGTTGCTCCAACTTTAATGTCGATAGTACTTACTATCCACAATTGCCGAGAATCTATTCTGAGACATGGGCTCCAGACAAAATTCTGTGAAGCTCTATATTAATGATCCACATATTCATTGAAAGGAAGTGTTTGAGAAGAAATGAGTAGTCTGACTTTGGAGCTAAGCTCTGCGGTAGAGAACCAGAAAGCCCTTGGCTGTAAAGCATATTCCATAATGATTATAACACTGAAACTTAGAGTGACGACATAAGTTGTTGAATTCGATTATTTGGGTTCAGTTTTGGTCCCTTTAATTGGCTGTGTGGCCTTaagcaagtcacttaattttataaccctcagtttctttgcGTTTATAATTGGAAGTCATAATTTTCCTGCCTTTTAAGTAGCTGTAAAGGTATGGTGCATTTAAGAGCTTTTCATAAAAGGTAAAGTACtagttaatgtttaaaaaaaacccatcgTCATTATTACCCGAGTCCCCTTTCTTTGCTATCTCATATCTCTGAATAATAAGCTCTTGACAGATTTCCTTCCTCTATGGAATTCAAACACTGAAGCCACGTGATACTTCTTGGGTTTCCCCTGaacatcagcattttttttttcacttcttaatgatttttttaagagtaaaagaaaaatccctCACCTAACCACTCTACTCCCAACCAAGCCACAGTGGTACTCCATTTCTCCTAGGAGTGTCTCAAGTTCACTTTACTACAGCTCCATAGAAGTTGTGAGATATGAAAGCAAGAGTTAAGGACGTATTTGAAAATAagagaatcagagaaaaacagataaCACAAACCATCCTGTCATGGAACCAATCAGGCTCCTCTATGTCCCCTCCCctcaagagaaaagacaaaagtcAAAGGAATGGGAATGGAAGGGAaagacagaggacagagaaggaCAAGCTTTGGTGTCAATGTGGATATGAAGGCAAGCAGTAGGGAACATTCGAAGATAACCCTGGAGCAGTGGTCCTCACGGTGTGATCCCCATACCAGCAGCATACAAATTCTCAGGCCCTTCCAGCCCTGAAGCAGAAACACTGTGATGGAACCCAGCATTCTGTTGTTTCAGTCAGTCCTGATTCACAGTAGGTTGGGAATCATTTCCCTAGAAGGCTGGGCGATGACAAGGGTGGCATCAGGTTGCTTTTGTTACATAACATTGTTCTCTAAAATTCCACTCATAAGAACCTATGCATTTGGAAAAAGTAAACCAGTTGAAAATAACAGCTTGATTTTATAATGGATAAATTATATTATGAGGCAAATACCTCATGAACAAAAGGTGAGCTAAGTCTCTCAAACTGCACAAGTACCACAGCAAATGTTCACCTTCTGGCACTTTAAAGTACGGACATGTATTATCATTATGTGGTTGTTGCAACACCTTCCCATTATAATGTGAACTGTGTGAGCCAGAAATAattgataggtagatagatagatagagataaaGATATACCTTACACataataaacattcaataaatatttcatcagtGAATGAATCAAATAACCAGGATGGCATTTGAGGATTTATTTACCACCAGGTATAGGCTTACCAaatttagcaaacaaaaatacaggatgtccagtgaaatttgaattgtGGATAAAGAACAAGTGTATTTTTATCTTAAGTATGTCTCATGCAGTATTTGTGACGTGCGTAGACTAAAACACTATTCATTGCTTTTCTGAAAGTCAGATTTAACTGGGTGTCATACATTTTATCTCGCAATACTACCCAGGTAGAACTCTCTTTTAAGACCCAATCTTAGgactttttgctttaaaatctatatatgggggtgcctgagtggctcagttggttaagcatccaactctcgatctcagctcaggtcttgatctcagggtcatgagttcaagccccacttgggctccgtgcccagcgtggagtctacctaaaaaacaaaaaaaccaaaaataaataaataaataaataaataaataaataaataaaatctgtatatgaATATAGGCTAGCATAGGTAGTTGCTTAGCAAATACTTtttgagtaagtgaatgaatgttcAGAAATGTGGGCATGCTTTCCAGGAGAATTTAATTCAAGGGACTTATACataaatgcattattttctaGCAAgacttaaatttctctttctttttcttgctggaaAATTTATTGTATCTGCATTTCTACTTGTGTTTTCTTCACTAACAATGAtagatgtttgggtttttttctgaatCATACTATCAACAGCGCATTTATTGGTGACTGTTTTGGGTCCATTAGTGTCCTCTGCATAGATGATAATTTTGTTTGTTACTTTAAGAAGCTCAGCTATTTCAGCCATGAATTTGATATAAACAGACACAGGAATAGTAGTAACATAACAATGTCAGAAAGAGTGTAAAAATACTGGGATCAAGGTAATGATGCGGTAATTCTCATACAGAATTTGGGCTATTATTTATATCAAGCCAGTAGAGTACTGAACAGGTATATGATTTGAAGTAAGAAAGTCTTGGTTTTACCACCCTCTGAGTGACCTTATACCAGCTCTGCAGTCAATCTGAGCCTTAATGTTTTTGCCACAAAATATGTAGATCTTCATAATACTTTATGTGGTTGCTCTAAGAATCAGATAACATTATTTCTGTGAAAGCACTTACCCATAAATACTGTAAAATTATCAAAGCCATTTAAGAACATACATGTTATAGTAACATCGTACATCTTGCAGCATAATCGAAAGAGCAGGAAATCGCTAACGGGAGGAGGAGGTGATAATCCGGCTAGGCTGGTATCATCCTCTCATCTGTTACTGACTCGTCGGATGACCTCTCTAATGGAGATACCATCTTCTGGGGACATTAATGGCTACCCCACTCATAAAGTTGtgagaaaaattaagtaacataGATGAAGTTCCCTGAGATCTTCAAAATTCTGCCTCACACCAAAATATGTTAGTTGTCCCTGAAGCCACAGATGTTTTGTGAATGCAGCATGTCCCCCAGTAGGCAGTCCCTTCCCCCAGTCAGCCTCACAGTCCAAGCTGGCCCCAGGATCGCACCCTCAAAACTGGAGAAAGGCTGGCAGACAGTCACACCAGCTGTATCGCAGGGGTGTAGGCCTCCCTTCAACTAGACCTCTCTGGTGGAGAGCAGACTCTTCAGCCAGTGAAAGCTGCGTGTGACCCTGTCTGACCACCCTTCCATTCTTGCCACCGAAACTTTCCCATTTTCTGTTCCAACCTTGATGTTCTTCATTCAGGGACTCCTGCTTTCCTCGCCGGTGACCACCTTCCCCTACCCAtactctcctcttccttccctgccaccTGCCCTCCCCGCAAGCTCCCAGTCTTAGTCTTCTGGCCCCGCACCAGACTCACCTGAACAGGAGGGTGTTGTGCTAGAGCAGATGGTACAGAGGCCaagagagtgggagagacaggTGGGAACAGGGCTTCTGAAAAGCATCCCGGTAACAGCATTCACTGTACTTTCTGCAAGCTAGGAGGAGCCTGgttagaaggagaaagaatcagcAGAATAATGGGTTCCTGCTGAGCCCCCACTACAGAAGTCACTATTCAGAATTGGGGTGTCTCAGCCCAGTCAGATATCTTTTACTTGAACTTTGGGCAGACCCTCTGTATCTACGAACCGAACAGgctgtctcttcctttttttcttcct contains:
- the ZBTB20 gene encoding zinc finger and BTB domain-containing protein 20 isoform X1, whose translation is MLERKKPKTAENQKASEENEITQPGGSSAKPGLPCLNFEAVLSPDPALIHSTHSLTNSHAHTGSSDCDISCKGMTERIHSINLHNFSNSVLETLNEQRNRGHFCDVTVRIHGSMLRAHRCVLAAGSPFFQDKLLLGYSDIEIPSVVSVQSVQKLIDFMYSGVLRVSQSEALQILTAASILQIKTVIDECTRIVSQNVGDVFPGIQDSGQDTPRGTPESGTSGQSSDTESGYLQSHPQHSVDRIYSALYACSMQNGSGERSFYSGAVVSHHETALGLPRDHHMEDPSWITRIHERSQQMERYLSTTPETTHCRKQPRPVRIQTLVGNIHIKQEMEDDYDYYGQQRVQILERNESEECTEDTDQAEGTESEPKGESFDSGVSSSIGTEPDSVEQQFGPGAARDGQAEPAQAEQAAEAPAEGGPQPHQLETGASSPERSNEVEMDNTVITVSNSSDKSVLQQPSVNTSIGQPLPSTQLYLRQTETLTSNLRMPLTLTSNTQVIGTAGNTYLPALFTTQPAGSGPKPFLFSLPQPLAGQQTQFVTVSQPGLSTFTAQLPAPQPLAPSAGHSTASGQGEKKPYECTLCNKTFTAKQNYVKHMFVHTGEKPHQCSICWRSFSLKDYLIKHMVTHTGVRAYQCSICNKRFTQKSSLNVHMRLHRGEKSYECYICKKKFSHKTLLERHVALHSASNGTPPAGTPPGARAGPPGVVACTEGTTYVCSVCPAKFDQIEQFNDHMRMHVSDG
- the ZBTB20 gene encoding zinc finger and BTB domain-containing protein 20 isoform X2, with the translated sequence MTERIHSINLHNFSNSVLETLNEQRNRGHFCDVTVRIHGSMLRAHRCVLAAGSPFFQDKLLLGYSDIEIPSVVSVQSVQKLIDFMYSGVLRVSQSEALQILTAASILQIKTVIDECTRIVSQNVGDVFPGIQDSGQDTPRGTPESGTSGQSSDTESGYLQSHPQHSVDRIYSALYACSMQNGSGERSFYSGAVVSHHETALGLPRDHHMEDPSWITRIHERSQQMERYLSTTPETTHCRKQPRPVRIQTLVGNIHIKQEMEDDYDYYGQQRVQILERNESEECTEDTDQAEGTESEPKGESFDSGVSSSIGTEPDSVEQQFGPGAARDGQAEPAQAEQAAEAPAEGGPQPHQLETGASSPERSNEVEMDNTVITVSNSSDKSVLQQPSVNTSIGQPLPSTQLYLRQTETLTSNLRMPLTLTSNTQVIGTAGNTYLPALFTTQPAGSGPKPFLFSLPQPLAGQQTQFVTVSQPGLSTFTAQLPAPQPLAPSAGHSTASGQGEKKPYECTLCNKTFTAKQNYVKHMFVHTGEKPHQCSICWRSFSLKDYLIKHMVTHTGVRAYQCSICNKRFTQKSSLNVHMRLHRGEKSYECYICKKKFSHKTLLERHVALHSASNGTPPAGTPPGARAGPPGVVACTEGTTYVCSVCPAKFDQIEQFNDHMRMHVSDG